In the genome of Yarrowia lipolytica chromosome 1B, complete sequence, the window AGCGCGTCTGTGTATGagacgagtacaagtacgagacaacttgtacttgtacacacacacgaGGCTATCTAACTATTGAAACGATTAATAAGACATGAGAGCGTCCTAGTCGATTTATTTTGAACTTGTGCGATTTatcttgtttttgtttccCTATTATTCCACCTCTAACACCTTAAAGTTCAGGTGGGCTGTTACAATAAGCACATGTACATTAAATgtatactcgtactcgcctCTTAGTAAGAAAAAGCCAACCTCAAAACCCCACTCCTCACAATGGTGTGGTTATGGACGCTTCCGTGGACTTTCATTCTGGTTGCGCTGATACCGCTGGCCACAGCTAAATCACCAGATGTGCACCACAGCCTGCAACAGCTCAAAAAACGAGATGACGACTCGCTTCGAGACGAAAACTGCCAGGCATGGATCGCCCCAGTATGGCCGGGAATGAGCCATATGATGGTGGCAGCAACTCGAGCGGAGCGAGATGTGTCTTACAATGTGTCGATCGACCAACTGACGTACAAGGGCGCCGAGCTGACCCCGCTGGtcttcaacaagtacgGATACACCCAGGACGGCATTTTCAAATCCATGGACCTGCTCAAGTCCGGAATGACGTCTCTGGGACTCGACGTCTATTGGAACAACAAGGAACAGTACTGGCAGCTGTGCCCCGTGATTTTCCCAAGCTCTGCAGAACCAGGCACTCCTGTTCTGCTACAGAGACGACTCACAACTGATATCGTCACATGCGACCAAAATGCGACGTTGTCGTACTTTCTAGCGGCACTTAGTAATCATGTCAACGTCACCGACAACAACCTCGATGTCGACCTCATCTCGCTCAAGCTCAACCTCCGAACGGTCGAAACGCCGATACAAAGTAACTCGAGTTCTCAACGACAAAAGCGACAATTTAGAGAAACGTCTACAAGCGTAACCCAGCTGGCCAGCAGCGTCCTGTCGAGTTTGTTAAACGCCTCTAAAACGACTAGAATGGAGTCGACTggctccttctccaacagcgACTCGAACTCCTCTTCAAACTCCTCTCGAATGAGTAACTCAACGGAGTCGACCAGAACCACATCTTCCACAGAGTCAGCTTCTAGCACCTCAACGACACCTTCAACTTACACCACAGGACCACAGATGCTCGGAAACATTGTGGGATCCTCTTACATCGGTCCTAGACTCTACACTCCCAAAGATCTTCATCGCGATCGAGAAGCAGAACCTCCCAGAACTTACGACTACCAAGGTCTCAGTAACCGGGGTTTCCCTCTGGCACATTACATTCTGCTAGAGATGAAGGCTCGGGTCATGGTCTCTATATCTCAAAACGATCAGCCGGACGGGTACGGTTGGGGTTCGGCAGATCAAGACGTCATTTTTACTAAACAAGCATTGTTGGGCTCCTCGGACCCAGAAAACACAAATGAAAACATTGCGTATGAAAACCTGCAAGAATGCATACGTCTGGACCCACAGTTTCTGCAGTCTATCAACCTGACGGGTGCTGCTTCGTGGAGAACATACTCGTCGACACAACAAGACCCGATTTCAAACGTCTCATTCCAGGAGTTCATCAATTGCGGGCTCTCCCCAAGCATTAACAATACCCTAGCTCCAGGAGAAACACTCCAGGGTCTCATGACCGAATCTCTGTGGTCGTGGGCTGAAGATGAACCCAGCAAATGCCATAATGAGTCGGTAACGAGAACGCAAGACAGAAACACAGGTCTAGTTGCCTGGAACTGCGCCGTACTCATGCCTGACGGATGGCACGTAGCAAACTGCTACGACACACACTACCCTCTCTGTCGACAGGGAGAACTGGCATACAACTGGGCTGTGGGCACTCAGAAAGTCAACTACTTTGATACCGCCCAGGAGAAGAACATCTGTCCACCTGGATATACCTTCTCGCTGCCCAGAACAGCCCTACAAAATATCGCCGCCAAAATTACAGTCAGAGGAGTCTCAGGAAAGACAAGGGTATACAAAGGTGGAGATACAACAGACCCCGACTCTTATGACACTATTGATTATGGAAACACGGCCTTCCCGGTGTGGATCGATCTGAATTCCATTTCTCAGGAAGACTGTTGGGTCTCAGGTGGACCTACTGCTAGGTGTCCTTACAGAACAGTCCAAAGCCACTCCGTATCTGTAGCGCTCCTAACAGTGGCTTCTGCTGTCTGTGCAGGAGTTGCCGCTGCTATAATTCTGCTCCAAATGGACACCCAACCtatcaagaagaactcTGGTCGATGGAGACGACTCATGTCCAACTTCAAGAAGTCGGAGTACGAGTCTGTCCCAGCATAGACTGAGACTACCCTTATTTATTTATCTTATAGACAATTTACCAAATAAAGATGCACCTTCCTATCcctttttcttttattCATTTACATAGATGTTTTTTGTGCCGCTTAGCATGCACATTATCGAATGACAGCCTCAGGTCTCTCGATTCCCTCTATCAGCTCAATCAAGTCACTTCCAAAGATACCACTCTTGGGGAACATGGGAACAGCTCCTGCTACAACAGGCCAGACCTCATAGAAACGAACAGTCTCGTCGTTGGAGGTAACAGCAACCTGTCCATCATTGGCAGATTGCGACGCCGACAAAAACCGCAGACCCGCTTTTGAGGTGACTTGTACACGAAGTTCAAGCTCAGGAAAGGTGAAGACTGAAATCAGTGAGCCCCTACCTGGATCTGAAAAGCCAAAGGTGGCAACAAACTGTCGATTGAACCTCGACCAAAATATGGACGTGACCTGGGCATGCACTGGAATTTTCTTGATCAGGGTACCTGTGCCAGTATGCCAGAAACGTATGGTTCTGTCATGGGAGCCCCCGCCTGTTGCCAACAAGGACGGGCTCCATGGACAATACGCCATAGCTTTGACAGCTGCATTGTGAACAAGCGTGTGCTTAAGGGTCAGCTCAATGTCTTGTGTCCAGTTGTAGTCCTGCAAGCAAGAAATATCCCAGATAGAGCAGGAGTTGTCGTTGCAGCCTATGGCAATCTCAGAGCCGTCTTTGGGAGACGCCATTCCACATATTTGCTGAAAGTGGCCTCCTAGCTCTGCCAAACCGTGAATTTCATGGTCATTATCATAGACGGTTTTGATCCCGAGAACACCAGTATATCCTGACTCATCTCCAATGATGAGCAGGTCATTACGATTGGGAACCCATAAGGCACTGCAAACACCACACTCTAGACTGTTTCCACGCCTAGTTGAGCGATGATCATACTTGGCCAGGATAATATCTTTAGGGGCATCAGCGATATATATCATGCCATTCCTGCATCCAATCATCAAAAGATCGTTGACAGTGTTGAAAGTAACACACATTATGGCCGATCGGTTACCACTGATTTGGAGCAGAGAAGCACCCTCTTGTTCATGCCACAAGTACACTTCGTTTCCAAGCCCAACAGCAACCTTTCCACACTGATGAGACCAAGAAATGAGATTAGCGTAGTAGTCATTGCGGAGTAACGGAGCATCCAGAAGTCTATAGGGCAGGTTGCGGCATATGTCCACTTTCTTAGAATCATCTGGAACCTCACTGATCGTCAAGGACGCCATCACCATAGGGTAATCTGTTCCAGCTACGCCCATACCTGATCCCATGGTGTAAACCTGCCTGCGCTCGGAGTTGGCTCGTGGTGGCGATGTACGAGAAGATTGGAGTCTGTTAAAAGTCattgttgaagaagatgtCGAAGGTGAGTTGGTGCTGCCCTCTGTGGCTTCGCCAGAGTTGGGCAGTGGTAACGAGAAGATGGACGTATTGCCTGGAGAGACAACACTGTGGGTGCTATGGAACGTTGCCGGCGATTCCCACGTCAGTACACGATCGGATGAAGATTGGCCTAAAGCCGCGGCAAGATAGAATTGGTTCTCATTAGTTATGCCTCCAGTTGTAGGGGAGGTAGGTGCTTGGCCCGAGGTGATGTCTCCACCCCCTTCGGAAGATGATGCTGATGAGACCTCGTTCAAGTACTGATCTATCAAAAGGGTATCGATAAAAGGCCGTGGTTCGCTGAAAGATGTTAGCTGGCGGTCTCTGCGAATAGTTATTGAAGGAGAACGATTGTACTGAGAAGGAAGGACCGTGGGTATGAATCTATCTGCCCTCATTGACGAGAGTAGGGGGGTATCAAAGCAACGGGCTATCTGTTTGAGCAGGGGAAAGGGATATTGTAGCTAGCTCGGAATCGTCTTGTGTATGTTTTGTGTCGTGTAGCAGTTAGAGTGCGTTACAAATTGGGTGGACACGtatagtacgagtagagtAGACCACAGGTGAAAGATATGCACTGCGTGTGTCATACCACGGATAACGCTACACAGAAAATGTCCCTTGTAAGTCTAAAAAATACGTTGTATTTTATCATATTACACGTAAGATAGATACAATACAGTGCATaagtatatacagtatttTAACACATTCTAACCTTGCCTCGGGCACGAAGTGGCTGGTGGGACGCACGTTGTAGCACATTCGGGATCCCCATACCTTATATTGTTAAATAGAAACTAATTTCTTGGAACTTGTGTATTGAGGACTGAAAAAAACACTGCATTTGCTGTCGTTGGGTAGTCCATGCTTGCCCTGAATGTATCTCAGCGAGCCTGCATTATCTATGCTATCCATGAACGGCTGCTATTGCTGCAGTTCAATCAGCACATCAATTCAGGGGTCTAAGGAGGGAAAAATAACACTACTGtctatttatatatttcaTCCTAATTACCTCGATAATACCTCTACGTTTTGATGCTGAATTTGTAGCTTATCAAGGGctctccttttttttttttttttttttttctgcatatacattcatttaattataactttgctgtgaaagaataacctttgaaatgaatgtacgcttacacgaatattactaattaaacacgtttagtgtcatggtccaacttggcacgtacctatttccagtaaaaaaatcataaaaaaacctggttcagtccgtgttgtatgtcggtccacatagcttcgcgtgtttgttcgttcatcgggaaaacgccactccagtctccagttctctaatctcaatccttccattgccctcttcgtttgcattgcctttgaaaacgtctccttgtggttcttcttcgtcattggtttggttctgcgtcccctgtggtgactacgcgccctgctacgctgttctctcggtggcctcggccgccttttacgcttgctaCCGTCTctactctcgctcatcgtgaagtgctggcggttgtccatcgtagaaacacatctgggcttccttcaggaattgaagcaaaccctgttggacatgtcccaggGTGGCGTCGTCCCCTGAGTACCGGAgggatctctccatcttccagatcccataAGCCAATTCCCGCAGATATTTGCGTgtcttgacttgttgatgtttccggggggcgtcactgttcacatgccctgggaaagaggggagtactccacatttcgactcGGTAAAGATCCTTCGTCAATCGGGTTTTTTCAAGTATAGTAACTCTAAAAAGAAATATGCAGGTACAGGTAaactaaaaaaaaagtcaaTAGTATGAGTTCAGAAAGCGATCCAGAGAGCACGTTTAGAGTCTGGAAACTCCTGTAATGTAAACAAATCCCCGGGCAGTGACTATTTGGTGGAGCGATTACCCAATGATAAGAGGATATCGTTTTATTAAGCAACCTAACTCACTGACTCTACTCCGGTGATTCGCTTCAAATGGTAGCGAGCGAGCCTGTCTAGGTCACTTGTCCAGTTTGTTATTTTGGAGAGACTCCAAAGATACAACAGAACGATCCTTCGACAAAGGTCTAGTTAGATACTTCGACCCCGAACCACAAACTACAGGTAGCACTTCTGTTGCCTGTCACACCTCACCTCCGCGAGATACACGATTACGAACAGTAGATATATTCTTACGACTCGTTGAGACTTTGCAATTGAGGATTTTGAAACATGAAATTTTTGGAAGCCGTTATACTTGTGACAGTGGTTGGGTCTCAGGACCTGTTTACTGCACTTAGGGAGGGGCCCGTCCAAATTGCGATGCGGCATGGGCAGCATTGTCGTACCAACGATGCTGAAGGTATAATGGAGAAGTCTGCGCCGAGATGCCCGTTGGGGGGCAGCCATTGAATCGAGGGAGATTGGTTCAACGCGGGATTCTCCGCAAAATTTCGTGTGTGCACCGGGAGATACCAATCTCATGCGTGAGTTGGGCTTGATCGAACTTCTCAGGACAATTCACGCGTTCGAGCGTCAGTTTGTTATCTGGCTGAGCTCCGAGGCTGATGCCGGCCCGTTCATACCGCCTTGATACCAAGAAATGCGGATTCGTCTCATAAATAGTGACTTCAAAATCGGTacaacaagatcaaggcgATCGGTTCAGTAGTTTAATCGACACTCCTGTGACTTCATCCCATCCAAGCCCACGTCCGCCGTCAGACTACGTATTGCCAGTAgtttgtacaagtagctacttgtaaaCCCTCATATGCACAGTCTAAACTGTGACTGATTGTAATTATTATGTAATTATAGAAATGAAACATAAAATACAATAAATCACGATGCGAGACATCCTCGCTTGACATTTCTCCGCTCCTACGCTCTGCTGCGTTCATTACTCGTAAATTAACATCTCATTAGTTTTATGACCGAAGCCCATTAGCATGCAATAAATATTTTAGGCCTTTGTAAGAGTGGGACAGTACCCTAGCTTACATGGAGTACTCGTCCTTGACACACAAGAAACTGTTATCAGCGGCCCACTTGCTGGTTTCTCTGACCAGCTgaacagagccagaagcAAGCACCCAGCAGCCGGTCTTATCGACCAGACCGGGAACCTGCATACAACAAGTACCACCTGTAGTGTGAGTCGAGTTTCGAGAGCCACAAGGAGGCTCCAGTACTCCAGACAACCACTTCGCTAGATCTAGGTTCAGAGCGAGCTTTGATGAGATCATAGTGAATTGAGCCAGCGGCGAGTCGTACTCAGTGGGGATCCACGACTTCCGAAGCAGAG includes:
- a CDS encoding uncharacterized protein (Compare to YALI0B17248g, weakly similar to DEHA0B14531g Debaryomyces hansenii IPF 533.1, similar to Saccharomyces cerevisiae YHR151C; ancestral locus Anc_5.102); its protein translation is MVWLWTLPWTFILVALIPLATAKSPDVHHSLQQLKKRDDDSLRDENCQAWIAPVWPGMSHMMVAATRAERDVSYNVSIDQLTYKGAELTPLVFNKYGYTQDGIFKSMDLLKSGMTSLGLDVYWNNKEQYWQLCPVIFPSSAEPGTPVLLQRRLTTDIVTCDQNATLSYFLAALSNHVNVTDNNLDVDLISLKLNLRTVETPIQSNSSSQRQKRQFRETSTSVTQLASSVLSSLLNASKTTRMESTGSFSNSDSNSSSNSSRMSNSTESTRTTSSTESASSTSTTPSTYTTGPQMLGNIVGSSYIGPRLYTPKDLHRDREAEPPRTYDYQGLSNRGFPLAHYILLEMKARVMVSISQNDQPDGYGWGSADQDVIFTKQALLGSSDPENTNENIAYENLQECIRLDPQFLQSINLTGAASWRTYSSTQQDPISNVSFQEFINCGLSPSINNTLAPGETLQGLMTESLWSWAEDEPSKCHNESVTRTQDRNTGLVAWNCAVLMPDGWHVANCYDTHYPLCRQGELAYNWAVGTQKVNYFDTAQEKNICPPGYTFSLPRTALQNIAAKITVRGVSGKTRVYKGGDTTDPDSYDTIDYGNTAFPVWIDLNSISQEDCWVSGGPTARCPYRTVQSHSVSVALLTVASAVCAGVAAAIILLQMDTQPIKKNSGRWRRLMSNFKKSEYESVPA
- a CDS encoding uncharacterized protein (Compare to YALI0B17270g, weakly similar to uniprot|Q96VQ3 Saccharomyces cerevisiae YGR225W Ama1p (Fragment), similar to Saccharomyces cerevisiae AMA1 (YGR225W); ancestral locus Anc_5.104) gives rise to the protein MRADRFIPTVLPSQYNRSPSITIRRDRQLTSFSEPRPFIDTLLIDQYLNEVSSASSSEGGGDITSGQAPTSPTTGGITNENQFYLAAALGQSSSDRVLTWESPATFHSTHSVVSPGNTSIFSLPLPNSGEATEGSTNSPSTSSSTMTFNRLQSSRTSPPRANSERRQVYTMGSGMGVAGTDYPMVMASLTISEVPDDSKKVDICRNLPYRLLDAPLLRNDYYANLISWSHQCGKVAVGLGNEVYLWHEQEGASLLQISGNRSAIMCVTFNTVNDLLMIGCRNGMIYIADAPKDIILAKYDHRSTRRGNSLECGVCSALWVPNRNDLLIIGDESGYTGVLGIKTVYDNDHEIHGLAELGGHFQQICGMASPKDGSEIAIGCNDNSCSIWDISCLQDYNWTQDIELTLKHTLVHNAAVKAMAYCPWSPSLLATGGGSHDRTIRFWHTGTGTLIKKIPVHAQVTSIFWSRFNRQFVATFGFSDPGRGSLISVFTFPELELRVQVTSKAGLRFLSASQSANDGQVAVTSNDETVRFYEVWPVVAGAVPMFPKSGIFGSDLIELIEGIERPEAVIR